The Myxococcales bacterium genomic sequence TCGAAGACCCAGGCCGAGAATGGCGGCGCGGTGAGCACAGTGCATTTTTCGATGAATCGGCTCCGGAATGCGACGTCCACTTCGCCCATGCCGACAATTTCGTCATCTCGCTCGATCTGCTCCGTCGAGCGTCGCTTCATCAGATGACCCACCCCGAGTACGTGCTCGTGGATGACTATTGGTTGTCGTATGTCCTTTCGGCACGCCTCGGAGTGACGCTCCGCAAGCTATGCGCACCCGACATCTTCGAGTTCACTCCCTGTGCAGACGATCCGAACATCGCCCTCTATCACAACCCGAAGGTTCAAGAGCAGAGGACGCGTCTTTACGTCGAGCACATGCTTGCGGGCTGGCCGATTTTCGACGAAAGCTCTCGGAGCGTGGCTTCGACGCAGGTCACAAGTTCGCGCGAACCCCTTCGATGACTCTGTCGAAATCTCCGTCCGGCATTCCCACGAATGAAGGCAGATAGATCCCGCGACGAGAGAGGCGCGCTGTCCGGGGAAAGTCTCTGTGAGCGATGGGCGTGCAGGGCTGCTCACTTACGGGATGGAAGAAGGGGCGTGTCTCGACGCCGGCTTTCAGCAGCCGGTCCGCGAAAGCCTCCCGAACGGCATGCTCAGGAAGAAGGACCCCGAATACCCAGTACGAGTTCAGTGCCCGTGGTGACTCCGGCGGAAGGATCAGCCCGGGGATGCCCTCGAGGCGTTCTCTATAGCGGCGTGCCAGTGAACGCTTCTCATCGAGGGCCCGCCCCAAGAACGGCAGCTGCGCGCATCCAAACGCCGCCAGCATGTTCGAAAGCCGTGCGTTGTAGCCCGCGCGGTGGTGGACGAAGCGCTCGGACCAGGTTTGTCCAAAACACAGATTCCTCAGGTCCCGCAGGTGTTCGGCCGTTGCGGCGTCGTTCGTGACGAGGGCCCCCCCTTCCCCGGTCGTTACGACCTTATTGGCGTAAAAGCTAAACACCGCGATGTCGCCGAACGAACCTGCCGGCCTTCCCTCCAGCGTGGCGCCTAGCGCCTCCGCAGCGTCTTCCAGGACCCATAGCCCGTTCCGTTTGGCAATGTCACAGATGCGGAGGGCATCGGCGGGGTGGCCGTAAGTGTGGACCATCATGACCCCGCGAGTTTTGGGGGTCAGGGCGGCTTCTACCTCGTCTGGATCCATGTTCCAGGTGTCGTCGGCGTCGACCGGAACCACCTTTACACCCCGGCGAAGGAGCGCGGCGATCGGCGCAAACATACAGAAGTTCGGAACGATGACCTCGTCACCGGGGCCAGCCCGAAGTTCTTCCAGCGCCAAGTCGATCGCAGCGGTACCGCTCGACACCGCGACGGCGTAGCGTGTCCCGGCTGCCTCGGCCACGAGCGCCTCCATGCGCTCGACGAAGTTGCCGGTTCCCGATATCTGCGTCGAGCGCAGGGCCTCGAGTACGTAGCCTTCCTCGAGTCCGAATAGGTGAGGGCGGCAGACGGGTACCCGCGGAGCTAGTCTCGAGGCATCCATGACCAGCGAGCTCCGTTGTCGCGGAACCAGGCCACGGTCCGGCTGAGCCCCTCGTCGAGCGACACGAGTGGCTCCCAGTTCGTGAACGTCCGCAGCTTGCGATTGTCTGCGCAGAACCTGCGGATATCGTGGCGACGAAGGCGGCTCGGGTCGACATCGACCCGCACGTCCTTGACGCCCATGATTGCCGCCAGGCGCTTCACGATCCCTGCGACCGAATGCGCGTGGCC encodes the following:
- a CDS encoding DegT/DnrJ/EryC1/StrS family aminotransferase — translated: MDASRLAPRVPVCRPHLFGLEEGYVLEALRSTQISGTGNFVERMEALVAEAAGTRYAVAVSSGTAAIDLALEELRAGPGDEVIVPNFCMFAPIAALLRRGVKVVPVDADDTWNMDPDEVEAALTPKTRGVMMVHTYGHPADALRICDIAKRNGLWVLEDAAEALGATLEGRPAGSFGDIAVFSFYANKVVTTGEGGALVTNDAATAEHLRDLRNLCFGQTWSERFVHHRAGYNARLSNMLAAFGCAQLPFLGRALDEKRSLARRYRERLEGIPGLILPPESPRALNSYWVFGVLLPEHAVREAFADRLLKAGVETRPFFHPVSEQPCTPIAHRDFPRTARLSRRGIYLPSFVGMPDGDFDRVIEGVRANL